CCTTGCTTCTTTTAGTGTCGAGAAATTTGGTACAGAAAGAATGCTTAAGTTGGAACATAAAGAAATTAGAAATAGACTACATCAGTTTAAAAAATTGACCCAGTTTGAAATTGAATTACAATAATCCCCTAGCCCCTTTTTTATGGGGTTTTTTTAATACCAAAAGCAATGAGTGACGCAATTAAGCATGAATGTGGTATATCTGTAATACGGTTATTAAAACCTTTAGAGTATTACAAGGAAAAGTATGGAACAGCATTTTATGGTGTAAATAAAATGTATTTAATGATGGAGAAGCAGCATAACCGAGGTCAAGATGGTGCAGGTTTTGCCAGTATTAAACTAGATGTTAAAGCTGGTGAGCGTTACATGAGCCGTGTACGTTCTTGCCAACAACAACCCATACAGGATATTTTTGCTCAAATAAATGACCGTATTAATTCTGAACTTAAAGAACACCCAGAATATGAAGACAATGTGGCATTACAAAAAAAGCACATACCATATATAGGTGAATTACTTTTAGGTCACGTACGTTATGGTACGTTCGGTAAAAATAGCATCGAAAGCGTTCACCCCTTTTTAAGACAGAATAATTGGATGCACCGCAACCTTATTGTTGCAGGTAACTTTAACATGACTAATGTTCATGAACTGTTCGATAATTTAATTCAGCTAGGTCAACATCCTAAAGAAATGGCCGATACGGTTACCGTAATGGAGAAAATTGGTCATTTTTTGGATGATGCAGTGGCTAAGTTATACAAGCAAATTAAAAAAGAAGGATACACAAAACAACAAGCATCTCCTATTATAGCAGAGCGATTAAAAGTATATAAGATATTAAGAAGGGCTGCTAAAAACTTTGATGGTGGATACGCTATGGCTGGTTTACTAGGGCATGGTGATGCTTTTGTATTAAGAGACCCTAGCGGAATAAGACCTGCCTATTATTATAAAGATGATGAGGTTGTAGTCGTAGCTTCTGAAAGGCCTGCAATACAAACTGTATTTAATGTTCCTTTTGAGGAAGTAAAAGAGCTTGATCCCGGTGCAGCTATTATTATTAAAAAGAATGGCACTAGTGCCATTAAACAAATTCTTGAGCCAAAGGAGCGAAAAGCTTGTTCTTTTGAACGGATCTATTTCTCCAGGGGTAGCGATAAAGAAATATATCAAGAGAGAAAAGCTTTAGGTAAGCTTGTTTTTCCTCAAATATTAGAGGCAATTGATGAAGATATCAAAAACACGGTATTCTCATTTATACCTAATACCGCTGAAACTTCTTTCTATGGTATGGTAAAAGAAGCCCAAAACTACCTAAACAAGAAAAAGGAAGAACAAATACTTGAATTGGGACCTAAAATTACAGGAGAGCAACTACATGAAATTTTAGAAGTTCGCCCGCGTATAGAAAAAGTCGCGATTAAAGATGCTAAACTTAGGACTTTTATAACCCAAGATAGTAGTAGGGATGATTTAGTTGCCCATGTTTATGATATATCTTATGGATCTGTAAAGGAAGGGGACAATCTCGTAATCATTGATGATAGTATAGTTAGAGGCACCACGCTAAAGAAAAGTATACTTAGAATTTTAGACCGTTTGTCTCCTAAAAAGATTATAGTGGTTTCTTCTGCTCCTCAAATTAGATATCCTGATTGTTATGGTATTGACATGGCAAAACTAGAAGATTTCGTTGCCTTTAAAGCTACCTTGGCCTTACATGAAGACAACAACTCTATGCATATCGTAGAAGATATTTATAAAAAATGTTTGTCTCAAGTAAAAAATAAAGATATAGACGTAATTAATTATGTTAAAGAATTCTATGCTCCATTTACAGCTAAACAAATTTCTAAGAAAACTGGCGAGCTATTAAGTCCGGAAGGAATTAATGCAGAAGTCTCTATAATTTATCAAACTATAGAAAGCTTACATGAAGCCTGTCCTAAAAATTTAGGAGATTGGTATTTTACCGGAAACTACCCGACCCCTGGTGGAAATAGAGTGGTAAACCGAGCTTTTATAAACTTTTATGAAGGAAATAACGAACGCGCATATTAACGTATTTGTTGATGAAATCAATGCTATTTTGGTATTTCATCGATAAAAAGTGTATTTCATCGACAGAATAGCCTATTTGAATTAACCAGCTTTACTTTTAACGCTACCATAGCATAAGTAGGTTAAGTTCATGGTAAGATTTGGGGCAAAAAAGGTGGAGACTTCTCCACCTTTTTTATTTACAACCTTTTCATATAAATAAATCTTAGAACATATTTCAATTAAAAGCTCTGTTTATCGTATAATGAGGATTTTAGCCAATGCTTATTATAATCTTTAATTTGACTAATTTCTTTGGATCATCATAATATAAGTAGATTAAGTTCATGGTAAGATATGGGGAAAAAACGGAGCCATGCTCCGTTCTTTTATTTTATACCAATTGAAACTTCTAACTCTTTCCTAAACTAGTCTCATTAATACAGATTAGGCATTACACCTAATCTTCTTGACATTGAACGGAATACTTTTAATAAAATGAATGTGACCATTATCTTTGGAGGACCATAGCATAAGTAGGTTAAGTTCATGGTAAGATTTGGGGAAAAGACGGGGCATGGCCCCGTCTTTTTATTTTATACCAATTGAAACTTCAAATTCTATCCTAAACTTATCCCGCAAATACACATTAGGTATTACACCTAATCTTCTTGACATTGAACGGAATACTTTTAATAAAATGAATTTCACCATTATCTTTGGAGGACCATAGCATAAGTAGGTTAAGTTCATGGTAAGATTTGGGGAAAAGACGGGGCTATGCTCCGTCTTTTTATTTTATACCAATTGGCTTATCTTAAAAGTACCATCTCATTAGCAACTGCTACTATAAATTACCCATTACCTAAAAAAAGAAATTTTTTTTCTTAAAATTTCTTTTTTTATTTACTCAATACCAGTAATTTAGTATCGCCATAGCATAAGTAGGTTAAGTTTATGGTAAGATTTGGGACGAAAAGGGTGGAGACTTCTCCGCCCTTTTCTATTTTTAAAATAAAAAAACCACTTAAGTTGTTATCCTAAGTGGTTTCTTACAAAGTAGTTAAGGTAAATAATACCTAATAACTATTTGTTATTTGTATATAATTTTGAAACTTCATCCCAATTAATGATATTAAAAAATGCCTCAATATAATCAGGTCTTTTATTTTGGTAATTTAGGTAATACGCATGTTCCCACACATCTAAACCTAAAATTGGTTGTCCACCACAACCAACTCCTGGCATTAATGTGTTGTCTTGATTTGGTGTAGAACACACCTCTACTTTACCTCCTTTGTGAACACATAACCATGCCCAACCAGAACCAAATCTAGTACCTGCAGCTGAAGAAAATTCATCTTTAAATGCATCAAAAGAACCAAATGCAGTGTCAATAGCACTTGCTAATTCGCCACTTGGCTTACCACCACCATTTGGTGATAATATGGTCCAGAATAAAGAATGATTATAAAAACCACCACCGTTATTCCTAACAGCGCCATTATTCATGTCTAATCCTTTTAAAATATCTTCTATCGATTTCCCATCTAAAGCGGTACCTTCTATAGCTGCATTTAACTTAGATGTATACCCGTTATGATGTTTAGTATGATGTATTTCCATTGTTCTTGCGTCAATATGAGGCTCAAGGGCGTCATAAGCGTAAGGCAATTTTGGTAGTTCAAAAGCCATAATTTATGTGTTTTAAGATTTATATTAATTGTCTTCCAAAGTTACGAATTTTAACATTTATATTCTTCTAATAATTTGTTAAGAACTGTACAGGAATCCTTAATTTGCAGTAAAAACCGTGTCTAGCAATTCTTTTACCATATATAATGCTTCTGCAGGGTCTGGCAAAACCTATGCCTTAGCTAAAGTATATTTGAAAATTATACTAGATTCACCTCAAAATTTTAGAAAAATTTTAGCAATCACATTTACCAATAAAGCGGTAAATGAAATGAAACATAGAATTT
The genomic region above belongs to Maribacter hydrothermalis and contains:
- a CDS encoding superoxide dismutase, translated to MAFELPKLPYAYDALEPHIDARTMEIHHTKHHNGYTSKLNAAIEGTALDGKSIEDILKGLDMNNGAVRNNGGGFYNHSLFWTILSPNGGGKPSGELASAIDTAFGSFDAFKDEFSSAAGTRFGSGWAWLCVHKGGKVEVCSTPNQDNTLMPGVGCGGQPILGLDVWEHAYYLNYQNKRPDYIEAFFNIINWDEVSKLYTNNK
- a CDS encoding amidophosphoribosyltransferase, whose product is MSDAIKHECGISVIRLLKPLEYYKEKYGTAFYGVNKMYLMMEKQHNRGQDGAGFASIKLDVKAGERYMSRVRSCQQQPIQDIFAQINDRINSELKEHPEYEDNVALQKKHIPYIGELLLGHVRYGTFGKNSIESVHPFLRQNNWMHRNLIVAGNFNMTNVHELFDNLIQLGQHPKEMADTVTVMEKIGHFLDDAVAKLYKQIKKEGYTKQQASPIIAERLKVYKILRRAAKNFDGGYAMAGLLGHGDAFVLRDPSGIRPAYYYKDDEVVVVASERPAIQTVFNVPFEEVKELDPGAAIIIKKNGTSAIKQILEPKERKACSFERIYFSRGSDKEIYQERKALGKLVFPQILEAIDEDIKNTVFSFIPNTAETSFYGMVKEAQNYLNKKKEEQILELGPKITGEQLHEILEVRPRIEKVAIKDAKLRTFITQDSSRDDLVAHVYDISYGSVKEGDNLVIIDDSIVRGTTLKKSILRILDRLSPKKIIVVSSAPQIRYPDCYGIDMAKLEDFVAFKATLALHEDNNSMHIVEDIYKKCLSQVKNKDIDVINYVKEFYAPFTAKQISKKTGELLSPEGINAEVSIIYQTIESLHEACPKNLGDWYFTGNYPTPGGNRVVNRAFINFYEGNNERAY